Below is a window of bacterium DNA.
CGAGGACGAAGCCTGCCGCGAGAAGCGCCGTGACGACCAGCGTGCCGCCGGCCCGCTCGTCGCGCTCGACGGTGATCAGGCCCAGCGACATGGCCTCCTCCAGCAGGTCGCTGAACGACGAGTAGCGCCAGGTGCGCTCGTTGAAGTCCGGCTTCTTGCGCTTCATCGTGTCCTTGACCAGGGACGAGTAGAGCGGCCCCTTGTGCTCGCGCACCAGGCCCTCGATCGTGGCGACCAGCAGGTTGAAGAGCTTCTTCTTGTCCGACGGCACGGCGTCCATGTTGACGGCCTCAACGGCCACCGGCTCGCGGACGAGGTCGTCGTAGAAGATGAACTCGTCGCAGTTGCGGATCAGCAGCTCGGAGCTGGAACCCTTCATGCCGACGCCGATCACGCTCTTGTCGTTCTCGCGCAGCTTCGAGACCAGGGGCGAGAAGTCGCTGTCCCCGGAGATCACCACGAAGGCGTCGATGTGGTCCTTGCTGTAGCAGAGGTCCATGGCGTCGACGACCATGCGGATGTCGGCGCTGTTCTTGCCGCTGATGCGGGAGCTGGGCACCTCGATCATCTCGATGGCGGCGCCGTGCAGGTCGGACATGTAGTCCTGGTAGTAGCTCCAGTCCGCGTAGGCCTTCTTGACGACGATCTTGCCCTTCTCCAGCAGGCGCTCGAGCACGACGTGGATGTCGAAGCGCTGCCGCGCGTCGCGGGCGCCGATCGCCACGTTGTCGAAGTCCAGGAACAGGGCCAGATTCATGTCGCGTTCGCTTGCCATGGTGCTCCTCGGAGGCGCGAAGGGGGTGCGGAGCGGCCTGCGCTCCGGCGGACGCCCCGAACATAGTGCCGGGATGCGGCGCGCCGCTACCGGAATCTGCCGCCGACCGGCGGGCGCGACGCCGTCCTTGGGCCGGAACGCCCGTGCTGCTATCATGATCGCGTCATCCCACCCGTTCCGAAAGGACCCCGCGTGAACGCCGCCCTCAGCACCGACGACCTCGTCCGCCTCGTCCGCCGGGTCTTCGTCCCGACCGCCGCCGACCGCGGCCTGGCCGTGCTGGTCGACCTGCCCGACGCCAGGCTCGCCGACAACCCCGAGTGGGCGGCGCGGCGCGCCATGGCGGCCGACTGGGTCCGCCGGCTGGGCGCCGCCGCCGATGCAACCGGCCTGCCGCGCACGACCCTGGCCTGGTACCGCAACGCGGGCGGCAACAACGCGGACCTGCCGGCCCTCTGCCACCCCGGCGACGGCACCATCGCCTACGGGCACGCCGACGAGCTGCCCGCCGCGGGCGCGATCCCCTTCGCGGAGCTGTTCGCGCGACACAGCCTCCTGCTGGCACCGACGGAGCTGTCGGCGACGGCGCCCCTGAAGGTCGCGGCGCGCTCCCACCCCCTGCGCGCGGCCACCATGCCCGGCTTCCTGCCCGCGATGATCCCGGCCCT
It encodes the following:
- a CDS encoding NYN domain-containing protein, with the translated sequence MASERDMNLALFLDFDNVAIGARDARQRFDIHVVLERLLEKGKIVVKKAYADWSYYQDYMSDLHGAAIEMIEVPSSRISGKNSADIRMVVDAMDLCYSKDHIDAFVVISGDSDFSPLVSKLRENDKSVIGVGMKGSSSELLIRNCDEFIFYDDLVREPVAVEAVNMDAVPSDKKKLFNLLVATIEGLVREHKGPLYSSLVKDTMKRKKPDFNERTWRYSSFSDLLEEAMSLGLITVERDERAGGTLVVTALLAAGFVLVALRPGTKAAADPRIRALVYLWIGQNVILVLSAML